Below is a genomic region from Gloeocapsa sp. DLM2.Bin57.
ACACCTTCTTCTTTTTCTTTGGCAAGAGTGCCCGCCTCTTGCCTTACCTCGCCTTGATCGTAATTATTTACCCGAACCTGATATGACTCTCTATCTCGTTGGCACTCCTATTGGTAATCTAGAAGATATGACTTATCGTGCTGTGCGTATTCTGCAAAGGGTGGATTTAATCGCCGCTGAGGATACTAGACATACCGCTAAACTTTTACAGCATTTCCAGATTAACACACCCCAAATTAGTTATCATCACCATAATCGTAACTCCCGTATCTCTGAATTGATTAATTTATTACAACAGGGTAAAAGCATCGCTATAGTTACAGACGCGGGTATGCCCACTATTTCTGATCCTGGTTTGGAAATCCTCCAAGAGGCGATCGCCACCGGTATTGAGGTTATTCCTATTCCTGGGGTTACCGCGGTTATTACCGCTTTAGCGGTAGCGGGTTTAGATAGTTCCCGCTTTGTCTTTGAAGGGTTTTTACCGACTAAGGCTAAACTCAGAAAAGCCCGTCTCCATCAGTTAGAAAGGGAAACTCGCACGATTATTCTCTATGAAGCTCCTCATCGTTTATTGACTACTTTAGAGGATTTAGCTCAACTAGGCAGCGATCGCCCCTTGGTTTTAGCCCGAGAGTTAACCAAACTTCATGAAGATTTGTGGCGAGGCACGATCGCTCAAGCTAGGGAATTATACCAACACCGACAACCCCAGGGAGAATATACCCTAGTGGTTGGGGGTTATCAAGGAGTAGAAATAGAGTATTTAGACGAAAACCAGCTTAAACAAGAGCTAGAGCGACTAACCGCCCAAGGAATGAGCTTAACCCAAGCTTGTAAGGAAATAGCCCCATTTACCAACCTTTCTCGGCGAGAAATTTATCAACTAACCATAGCCAAAAAATTTTTTGACTGAGGGTGATAGGAAATGAAAGAAAAGTGGGTATGTTGTTAATAGGAAAAAAAAACTTATTTACATCGCTTCCACTT
It encodes:
- the rsmI gene encoding 16S rRNA (cytidine(1402)-2'-O)-methyltransferase, which codes for MTLYLVGTPIGNLEDMTYRAVRILQRVDLIAAEDTRHTAKLLQHFQINTPQISYHHHNRNSRISELINLLQQGKSIAIVTDAGMPTISDPGLEILQEAIATGIEVIPIPGVTAVITALAVAGLDSSRFVFEGFLPTKAKLRKARLHQLERETRTIILYEAPHRLLTTLEDLAQLGSDRPLVLARELTKLHEDLWRGTIAQARELYQHRQPQGEYTLVVGGYQGVEIEYLDENQLKQELERLTAQGMSLTQACKEIAPFTNLSRREIYQLTIAKKFFD